TTGACCCAGGAAGAACAATTTTTAATTTTTATTAATCAGAACCCTAATTTATTAATGAACGATCATGGAGAATCCTTGCTAGAATTATTGCAACTTTTCGAAAATAAAGGATTATCGCTTGATCGAATTGTTCTCGAAATTACAGAACACAATTTTAGTGGAGATTTGGAATCGCTTCAACACTTACTAAAGTATTATCAAACATATGGTATTAAGATTGCAATTGATAATATAGGAAAAGAAAGTAGTAATCTAGACAGAATTGGGTTGCTGTCACCAGATATCTTAAAAGTAGATTTACATATTCTAAGACAAACGGACATGGCGCAGTCGTATCAAGACGTATTGTATTCTTTATCTCTTTTAGCAAGAAAAATGGGTGCTACGCTTCTATATGAAGATATAGAAGCCTCCTATCAGCTGCAGTATGCATGGAGAAACGGAGGCAGATATTTTCAAGGTTATTATTTACATAAGCCGGCTGCTGAACTTGTCGATCCGAACATCTTAAAGGATAAACTAAAGGAACGTTTCGAAATGTATATCGCTCATGAAAAGAAAAAGCTGCTTGCTGTTTACCAGCTGACGGAACGCTTTCAAGATAAAATGCAGCAGGTAATGACAAAGTGCAGAAAGCTAGAAACGTATGACGATATGCTGCCTGTTATTGCAGAAGAACTATCCAACGTGTGTTTTCGCCTTTACATCTGCGATGAAAATGGATTTCAAAAGTCTTCTAACTATGTAAAGAAAAACGAGGATTGGATTCTTGAGCCTGAATATGTAAAGAAAAATTGGAGCTGGCGCCCATATTTTCTTGAGAATATTATTCGAATGAGCTATGAAAAAAAAGGCATATTATCAGATTTGTATAATGATATTGAAACAGGTGAGAATATCCGGACTTTTTCGTATCCGATTGATAATATGCACTATATATTCCTTGATATTTCATATTCTTTTTTATATGAAAGAGACGTTTTGTAGAGAATATATAAGTTGAAGTTAAACCGGCAATCAGCAAAAGCGGTTGCCGGTTTTTTATGTTTTTTTAGAGGGGAACGACAGTCGGTTATAGAGATATGCATAGGCAGGGGAAATTTCGGAATTCTAATAAAAAAGAAGCGAAGGAGCTGAGTTAATTTGAAGAAAATATGCTTACTTGTCTTTTTGATGATGACCTTGTACTCAGGAAAATCTGTTCATGCAGAAGTGTCAGGAGAGATTAGGCATGAAATCTTTATAAATTTGCAGGACGCTTATCAGGCTCAGCTAAGAGCTGCGTCTGCCCATGCTAATCAAGATGCTGCTCGTGAGCTGAAATTATTTTTAGATGATGAGTATGCATCCGTATTTTTTAATGAGGCTCTCTTACAAAAAGCTCAAGGGTATGTCGGAGAGGGACCTGAATATTTAACACACTACATCCCTTTCTTTTCTTTCGATGAACAGACGAAGGTAGCTCTTCATTCCGACCAAAACAAAGCTTATGTCTATCAATTTTTTCCGGCTGTGCATAATGAACGAGTAAAATACCAAGATCATT
The genomic region above belongs to Priestia megaterium and contains:
- a CDS encoding EAL domain-containing protein, whose protein sequence is MDPLDVLTNIEKTLPYYQAIFSADGHRVIGYEVLARFQNEGEIESLGPFFHDDAIPDEYRIEVDYAVLTQALEHMLTQEEQFLIFINQNPNLLMNDHGESLLELLQLFENKGLSLDRIVLEITEHNFSGDLESLQHLLKYYQTYGIKIAIDNIGKESSNLDRIGLLSPDILKVDLHILRQTDMAQSYQDVLYSLSLLARKMGATLLYEDIEASYQLQYAWRNGGRYFQGYYLHKPAAELVDPNILKDKLKERFEMYIAHEKKKLLAVYQLTERFQDKMQQVMTKCRKLETYDDMLPVIAEELSNVCFRLYICDENGFQKSSNYVKKNEDWILEPEYVKKNWSWRPYFLENIIRMSYEKKGILSDLYNDIETGENIRTFSYPIDNMHYIFLDISYSFLYERDVL
- a CDS encoding DUF3993 domain-containing protein translates to MKKICLLVFLMMTLYSGKSVHAEVSGEIRHEIFINLQDAYQAQLRAASAHANQDAARELKLFLDDEYASVFFNEALLQKAQGYVGEGPEYLTHYIPFFSFDEQTKVALHSDQNKAYVYQFFPAVHNERVKYQDHYEMITLVKKQGKWKVQKLIYSKKHSK